A window from Longimicrobiales bacterium encodes these proteins:
- a CDS encoding M20/M25/M40 family metallo-hydrolase, giving the protein MKKTWPFLFVLATIGLSGQDIQGQSFPTDDAVIQQMWDEGMGSRSQVVNLAQALLDSIGPRLMGSPGFDAAGDWLISNYTAWGVSAERQVYGTWTGWDRGYTHLDLVAPRKRTLEGTILAWSPGTEGPIEGEVIVPPLFANSDEFEAWLPQVDGRIVAISLAEPTCREDQSWLDHATQESFQALNAARDEARQAFGMSTRAMGPGAPERIAAAGAIAVLTGRWSAGWGVDKIFSSPTTGIPGVHLSCEDYGLVTRLAERGQSPRIRIDAQAEFLGEVPAFNVVGTIPGTELPDEYVLLSAHLDSWDGASGATDNGTGTVMMLEAMRILKAAYPNPRRTIMVGHWGGEEQGLIGSAAFVADNPEVVDGLQAAFNQDNGTWRIDYIRMQGFTGAGAHFGRWFSKMPVEITGQIELDIPGVPETGGSDHMSFICKPVPGFRLQSNYPDYRQYTWHTNRDTFDKVVFADLRNNATLAAMLAYQASEDPERVPADTRVLPTDPRTGQPGQWPQCRPPRRSPGDGL; this is encoded by the coding sequence ATGAAGAAGACATGGCCCTTCCTTTTCGTACTCGCAACAATCGGCCTTTCTGGTCAGGACATTCAGGGCCAGTCATTCCCGACAGACGACGCGGTCATCCAACAGATGTGGGACGAGGGGATGGGAAGCCGATCGCAGGTCGTCAACTTGGCCCAAGCACTTCTCGATTCGATCGGCCCGCGACTCATGGGTTCGCCCGGTTTTGATGCTGCTGGTGACTGGTTGATTTCCAATTACACGGCCTGGGGTGTCAGCGCAGAAAGGCAGGTATACGGCACCTGGACCGGGTGGGATCGTGGCTACACGCACCTTGATCTTGTCGCACCTCGGAAACGAACACTGGAGGGAACCATCCTTGCCTGGAGCCCGGGGACCGAAGGCCCAATTGAGGGTGAGGTGATTGTACCGCCACTGTTCGCGAATTCTGACGAATTCGAGGCGTGGTTGCCCCAAGTCGACGGTCGAATTGTCGCGATCTCCCTGGCAGAGCCGACCTGCCGCGAAGATCAGTCTTGGTTGGACCACGCGACACAGGAGTCTTTCCAGGCGCTGAACGCCGCTAGGGATGAGGCACGGCAAGCATTTGGGATGTCAACACGGGCTATGGGACCTGGGGCTCCGGAGAGAATTGCGGCGGCGGGTGCGATCGCAGTTTTAACTGGGCGTTGGTCTGCAGGCTGGGGCGTGGACAAGATCTTCAGCTCTCCGACCACGGGCATACCCGGGGTCCATCTGAGCTGCGAGGACTACGGCCTTGTTACTCGATTAGCAGAGAGGGGACAGTCACCTAGGATCCGGATCGACGCCCAGGCTGAATTTCTCGGTGAGGTTCCGGCATTCAATGTGGTTGGCACAATTCCCGGCACCGAGTTGCCAGACGAATACGTGCTCCTGAGTGCGCACCTTGACTCGTGGGACGGAGCTTCAGGTGCAACCGACAACGGCACCGGTACGGTCATGATGCTTGAGGCGATGCGGATTCTGAAGGCAGCGTATCCCAACCCGCGTAGGACAATCATGGTCGGACATTGGGGAGGCGAAGAGCAGGGGTTGATCGGCTCGGCAGCTTTTGTAGCCGACAATCCGGAGGTTGTCGACGGTTTACAGGCCGCGTTTAACCAGGACAACGGGACTTGGCGGATTGATTACATACGGATGCAGGGATTCACCGGTGCCGGCGCGCATTTCGGTAGATGGTTCTCAAAAATGCCGGTGGAGATTACCGGCCAAATAGAATTGGATATTCCCGGGGTTCCGGAGACTGGCGGAAGCGATCATATGTCTTTCATCTGTAAGCCCGTTCCGGGATTCCGTCTCCAGTCGAACTACCCGGATTATCGGCAATACACCTGGCATACCAACCGAGACACGTTCGATAAGGTTGTTTTTGCGGACCTCCGTAATAACGCGACCCTTGCCGCGATGCTCGCGTACCAGGCGTCAGAGGATCCAGAGCGGGTGCCCGCGGACACCCGGGTCTTGCCCACCGATCCGCGTACGGGTCAACCTGGACAATGGCCTCAATGTCGGCCGCCGAGGCGCAGTCCGGGTGATGGACTATGA
- a CDS encoding ABC transporter permease, which translates to MGSYILRRLLQSIVVVIGVTLVTFLALQAGGDPTYLFVSERASQEEIETTRRALGFDRPLHVQYASFVGDLARGNFGQSLSYRQPAMDIVLEALPATIELTIFSMVIALLLAIPLGVLAAINRGTAWDGSITTFAMLGQSIPNFWLGIMMILFFGLYLRWFPISGHVPFIAPMMAGDFGTAISNLPRTILHLILPGIAVGTYSLARNTRLIRSSLLEVMEQDYVRTARSKGLPEMRVLIHHALRNAWLPVVTIIGLEFGFLLGGVVVVETVFSYPGIGRLLFAAINQRDIPLVQAGVILLAGIFILLNLVVDLVYVRLDPRMKLMEGRG; encoded by the coding sequence ATGGGATCATATATATTGCGGAGGCTTCTCCAGAGCATCGTCGTCGTCATCGGTGTGACCCTGGTAACCTTTCTCGCGCTCCAAGCGGGAGGCGACCCGACGTACCTGTTCGTTAGTGAGCGGGCATCCCAGGAGGAAATCGAAACGACCCGTCGGGCCCTAGGGTTCGATCGGCCTCTCCATGTTCAGTACGCGAGCTTCGTGGGAGACCTCGCCCGGGGCAACTTCGGGCAGTCCCTCTCCTACCGGCAGCCTGCCATGGATATTGTCCTGGAGGCGCTCCCGGCTACAATCGAACTAACCATCTTTTCCATGGTGATTGCGCTCCTCCTGGCCATCCCGCTGGGGGTGCTGGCGGCGATCAATCGAGGGACGGCGTGGGACGGGTCTATAACCACCTTTGCCATGCTGGGTCAGTCGATTCCGAACTTTTGGCTGGGGATCATGATGATCCTCTTCTTCGGGCTCTACCTGCGCTGGTTTCCCATCTCGGGACACGTCCCGTTCATCGCGCCCATGATGGCTGGAGACTTCGGCACGGCGATTTCGAACCTTCCCCGTACAATCCTCCACCTCATTCTTCCGGGGATCGCGGTAGGGACATACTCTCTCGCGAGAAACACACGCCTTATTCGCTCCTCTTTGTTGGAGGTGATGGAGCAGGACTACGTGCGGACCGCTCGGTCGAAAGGGCTTCCTGAGATGAGGGTCCTGATTCACCACGCCCTGCGCAATGCGTGGCTCCCGGTCGTGACCATCATCGGTCTCGAGTTCGGCTTCCTGCTGGGTGGGGTGGTGGTCGTGGAGACGGTCTTCAGTTATCCGGGGATCGGTCGCCTCCTCTTTGCCGCGATCAATCAGCGGGACATCCCCCTTGTACAGGCCGGGGTCATTCTTCTGGCGGGGATCTTCATTTTGCTCAACCTCGTGGTAGATCTCGTCTACGTCCGTCTTGATCCTAGAATGAAGCTGATGGAGGGACGGGGATGA
- a CDS encoding ABC transporter permease, which translates to MSDHLSVPARDTAFRREIRRAARVMVEARWPIFAVIFLLAASIAAVFGPLFAPLDPNRQNLVLRLAEPMAAGPDGSVFLLGSDALGRDVFSRLLSGARVSLLVGIAAITVGGTIGIVAGLLSGYFGGWVDDLIMRVGDIQLAFPFILLAIMFLVVLGAGVWNLVLVLGVGQWVTYARIVRADTLSLREKEFVEAARALGDSTLSIIFRTILPNILAPLTVIASFNVASVILSEAALSFLGLGVPPSVPTWGSMLAESRDTLIANKWWLAVFPGVAIMLTVLSFNILGDWLRDFLDPRLRERT; encoded by the coding sequence ATGAGCGATCATCTAAGCGTGCCCGCCCGGGATACCGCGTTCCGGCGGGAAATCCGACGGGCTGCTCGCGTGATGGTGGAGGCGCGCTGGCCGATATTTGCAGTGATCTTCCTGCTCGCCGCATCGATTGCGGCTGTGTTCGGCCCTTTATTCGCCCCACTCGACCCAAATCGACAGAACCTCGTTCTCCGGCTAGCCGAGCCCATGGCGGCAGGCCCGGATGGCTCCGTCTTCCTGCTGGGCTCCGATGCGCTTGGCCGGGACGTCTTTTCCCGGCTCCTTTCTGGGGCCCGGGTCTCGCTACTGGTAGGAATCGCCGCCATCACCGTTGGGGGGACGATAGGGATCGTGGCCGGGCTGCTTTCGGGGTACTTCGGGGGATGGGTGGACGATCTGATCATGCGCGTGGGTGATATCCAGCTCGCGTTCCCCTTCATTCTCCTAGCGATCATGTTTTTGGTGGTTCTGGGCGCTGGGGTTTGGAACCTCGTCCTTGTCCTCGGGGTGGGGCAGTGGGTGACGTATGCCCGAATCGTGCGAGCCGATACGCTCTCTCTGAGAGAGAAGGAATTTGTCGAAGCGGCCCGAGCTCTCGGGGACAGCACGCTGTCCATCATCTTTCGGACGATCCTGCCCAACATCTTGGCCCCGCTCACGGTCATCGCCTCGTTCAATGTGGCTTCCGTGATCCTCTCGGAAGCGGCGCTCTCCTTTCTCGGACTCGGGGTGCCTCCGTCGGTTCCTACCTGGGGCAGCATGCTGGCGGAGAGCCGTGACACGCTCATAGCCAACAAGTGGTGGCTCGCGGTCTTCCCAGGTGTGGCCATCATGCTGACGGTGCTGAGTTTCAACATCCTAGGCGACTGGCTCCGGGACTTTTTGGACCCGCGCTTGCGGGAACGCACATAG
- a CDS encoding Gfo/Idh/MocA family oxidoreductase: protein MKVGIIGASFAKAAYLPALRHVPGAEVVALASARIERAREAAQEFCVPHAYDDWKLMLGSHDFDLVCIATPTVLHQPQTLMALAGGAHVLCEKPTAMDAGEAAQMLAAAESAGRVHMIDHELRFNPNRMRIAELISEGALGEIRHVDITNVGKSWTDHASRREGDWWSLAEMGGGRLGANGSHQIDLLRWWLGEVAWVSGAAQVMIPDRTDPETGRPWTATADDVAYFTLEMESGAVAQVLMSGVGAHNMGNLTRICGSRGTIILSNDDEKLQFAKEGEEFQDISVADPNGELAGVNAGVWNVSVVALLQELASAIREGREPSRGATFADGLANQRVLDAVRISGTERRWVRPEDISVGS, encoded by the coding sequence ATGAAGGTTGGGATCATTGGGGCGAGCTTCGCGAAGGCTGCTTATCTGCCGGCCCTTCGTCACGTGCCTGGAGCCGAGGTCGTGGCGCTGGCCTCGGCGCGGATTGAGCGTGCCCGTGAGGCGGCTCAGGAATTCTGCGTTCCGCACGCCTACGACGACTGGAAGTTGATGCTGGGCTCTCACGATTTCGATCTCGTGTGCATCGCTACGCCGACGGTCTTGCACCAGCCTCAGACGCTCATGGCTCTCGCCGGGGGTGCCCACGTCCTCTGCGAGAAACCCACCGCCATGGATGCTGGGGAAGCGGCCCAGATGCTCGCGGCTGCTGAGTCCGCAGGACGTGTCCATATGATCGACCATGAACTCCGGTTCAATCCCAACCGCATGCGTATCGCCGAGCTCATCTCGGAGGGAGCTCTGGGTGAAATTCGACATGTGGACATCACCAATGTCGGGAAGAGTTGGACCGATCATGCGAGTCGTCGCGAAGGCGACTGGTGGAGCCTCGCGGAAATGGGAGGGGGGCGTCTCGGAGCCAATGGGAGCCACCAGATAGACCTTCTGCGATGGTGGCTGGGCGAGGTCGCGTGGGTCAGTGGTGCTGCGCAGGTCATGATACCTGATCGGACGGACCCGGAGACGGGTCGACCGTGGACTGCGACGGCAGACGATGTGGCCTACTTCACCCTCGAAATGGAGTCGGGAGCTGTCGCTCAGGTACTCATGTCCGGGGTTGGTGCCCACAACATGGGTAACCTGACTCGGATCTGTGGCTCACGCGGAACGATCATCCTGTCCAACGACGACGAGAAACTTCAGTTCGCCAAGGAGGGTGAGGAGTTCCAGGACATCAGTGTCGCCGATCCGAACGGGGAACTCGCCGGGGTGAACGCAGGGGTCTGGAACGTCTCGGTCGTGGCTCTTCTTCAGGAGCTCGCGTCCGCGATCCGGGAAGGGCGGGAGCCCTCGCGGGGTGCCACCTTCGCCGATGGATTGGCGAATCAGAGAGTGCTCGATGCGGTCCGAATTTCGGGAACGGAGCGTCGTTGGGTCCGACCGGAGGACATTAGTGTCGGCTCTTGA
- a CDS encoding penicillin acylase family protein, with protein sequence MRSEHQQALASRRALAPTFLAAAVVLALAACDSPPTSFDELAEARLPQIEGSIQIPSLRAEVEVIRDSWGVPHIFADNLDDLFFAQGFVQAQDRLWQMDMYRRAGEGRLAEILGPEALRHDRVARLLKYRGPWTDEEFNSYHPEGRRILQAFASGVNAYMAHAESAGELPVEFEITGIRPLPWSIETPLLRIATAMPTGDARREFSLAQSVEEFGAAEANRRARPTPYRDLMVPSDVDYSIIGDAVAAGLRGFQGTVVEPPLVAPYDSWVDAQVSANLGARENSPGSNNWAISGSLTASGEVIVANDPHRGVNNPSLRYMVHLNAPGWTAIGSTEPVIPGVAIGHNGRVAWGLTIVGTDQSDVYVEEVNPNDPNQVLWNGEWESLRIEYDTVLVKGAAPEVVELKFSRHGPIFYEDAENQKAYALRSTMHEPGSTGYLAALRLNVADDCVEFLDALDAWMAPTENMVCGDADGNIAWQASALSPKRDGWQGRLPVPGTGAYEWDGFRDDLPRELNPERGWIATANNDIHPEGYDPPLFFKTQGPFERFDRVSSLLAGGSDFTVQDSRDLQHDAYSASAATSLELFRGWTSDDPEIEGYRQELVAWDAVYDRDNRAAAIFGQLRLILSGGGRGGGPAPTNIDPEAALTTALERLREQQGDDPAQWRWGRTNRSEFPHSLVSAFDIPAVERLGGGGTVAAVGATYREIIDFSDLDGSVATNAPGQSGRPGSPFYGNLAQSWADQEYFPMSFSREAVEANAAYRLRLVPGG encoded by the coding sequence ATGCGCAGTGAACATCAGCAGGCCCTAGCGAGCCGACGAGCCCTCGCCCCCACTTTTTTGGCGGCAGCGGTCGTCTTGGCGCTCGCCGCCTGTGATTCCCCTCCGACCAGCTTCGACGAGCTCGCCGAGGCGAGACTGCCACAGATCGAAGGTTCGATCCAGATCCCGTCACTGCGGGCCGAAGTGGAGGTGATCCGGGACTCGTGGGGCGTTCCTCACATCTTCGCCGACAACCTCGACGACCTCTTCTTCGCTCAGGGCTTCGTTCAGGCACAGGACCGGCTCTGGCAGATGGACATGTACCGGCGGGCCGGCGAGGGTCGCCTCGCTGAGATCCTCGGGCCCGAGGCACTCCGGCACGACCGCGTCGCGCGCCTCCTCAAGTACCGTGGTCCTTGGACCGACGAGGAGTTCAACAGCTACCACCCGGAGGGGCGGCGTATCTTGCAGGCGTTCGCGTCGGGCGTGAACGCATACATGGCCCACGCAGAAAGCGCCGGCGAGTTGCCGGTGGAGTTCGAGATCACCGGCATCCGACCCCTCCCGTGGTCGATCGAGACGCCGCTTCTCAGGATCGCGACCGCGATGCCCACCGGCGATGCTCGACGTGAGTTTTCGCTCGCGCAGAGCGTTGAGGAATTCGGAGCGGCGGAGGCCAACCGGAGGGCGCGGCCGACTCCGTACCGTGACCTGATGGTTCCGAGCGACGTGGACTATTCGATCATCGGCGACGCCGTGGCCGCCGGCCTCCGCGGCTTCCAGGGAACGGTCGTCGAACCGCCCCTCGTGGCCCCATACGACTCCTGGGTGGACGCGCAAGTCTCAGCCAACCTCGGCGCTCGGGAGAACTCACCGGGCAGCAACAACTGGGCGATCAGCGGTAGCTTGACCGCCAGCGGCGAGGTGATCGTCGCGAACGATCCGCACCGAGGCGTCAACAACCCGTCGCTGAGGTACATGGTGCACCTCAACGCTCCGGGTTGGACGGCGATCGGTTCCACCGAGCCGGTCATCCCGGGTGTTGCGATCGGCCACAACGGACGCGTCGCGTGGGGCCTCACGATCGTCGGGACGGACCAGTCCGATGTCTACGTGGAGGAAGTGAATCCGAACGATCCCAACCAGGTCCTCTGGAACGGGGAGTGGGAATCGCTCCGCATCGAGTACGATACGGTCCTCGTGAAGGGAGCCGCACCCGAGGTTGTCGAACTCAAGTTCTCCCGTCACGGTCCCATTTTCTATGAGGACGCAGAGAACCAAAAGGCGTATGCGCTGCGCTCGACGATGCACGAGCCGGGGTCGACCGGATACCTGGCGGCGCTTCGCCTCAACGTCGCGGACGACTGCGTCGAATTCCTCGATGCGCTCGACGCCTGGATGGCTCCGACGGAGAACATGGTCTGCGGTGACGCGGACGGGAATATCGCCTGGCAGGCGTCAGCTCTCTCTCCGAAACGAGACGGGTGGCAGGGTCGTTTGCCCGTCCCCGGAACCGGCGCGTACGAGTGGGACGGATTTCGCGACGACCTCCCCCGGGAGTTGAACCCGGAACGCGGATGGATCGCGACCGCAAACAATGACATTCACCCCGAGGGATACGACCCCCCCCTCTTCTTCAAGACCCAGGGCCCGTTCGAGCGCTTCGATCGCGTCTCCAGCCTGCTCGCCGGCGGCAGCGACTTCACCGTCCAGGATTCCCGCGATCTGCAGCATGACGCCTATTCGGCCTCAGCGGCGACATCGCTGGAACTTTTCCGCGGATGGACCTCCGACGATCCGGAGATCGAGGGGTACCGGCAGGAACTAGTCGCATGGGACGCTGTGTACGACCGCGACAATCGTGCGGCAGCCATCTTCGGGCAACTGCGCCTCATCTTGTCGGGCGGAGGCCGCGGGGGGGGACCGGCTCCAACCAATATCGACCCTGAGGCGGCACTCACGACCGCGCTCGAGCGGCTCCGTGAGCAGCAGGGCGACGATCCGGCGCAGTGGCGGTGGGGGCGCACGAATCGGAGTGAGTTTCCCCACTCGCTCGTGTCCGCATTCGACATACCCGCGGTCGAGCGGCTCGGCGGTGGGGGTACGGTGGCCGCAGTCGGCGCAACGTATCGGGAGATCATCGACTTCTCCGATCTCGACGGCTCGGTCGCGACGAACGCACCCGGTCAGTCCGGCCGTCCCGGAAGCCCCTTCTACGGCAATCTCGCGCAGAGCTGGGCCGACCAGGAGTACTTCCCGATGTCGTTCAGTCGGGAAGCCGTCGAAGCGAACGCGGCGTATCGGCTGAGGCTCGTGCCGGGCGGCTGA
- a CDS encoding NAD-dependent epimerase/dehydratase family protein translates to MATDPRDIMKLTATATDRRDFLKLAAAAGGAAALTLSAAACVQKKGEDGESLVGSPKRALRILILGGTGFIGPYQVRYALERGHSVTIFNRGRTNTHLFPEVERLVGDRNGQLDSLAGRTWDVVFDNSRSNPDWVRLSAEFLKDSVDRYFYVSSRSAYSDTSTVPMTADAPTFTYETAGVSRDAEQLPYGLAKALSEREAQRILEGRTNIVRPGLIIGPDDETDRFTYWPVRIHRGGEVLAPGDPTDPVQIIDVRDLTEWMIRMAEDGTTGVFNGVGPRTPRPMAELLYGIRGVTTAETTFTWVNREFLSEIGIRPYSDMPVWRPPTEGSEGFARFDLTPEIEAGLTFRPLAVTARDTLEYHFSRTPERQADFRAGISAEREKEVLAAWHARR, encoded by the coding sequence ATGGCGACCGATCCTAGGGATATCATGAAACTTACGGCCACGGCGACCGATCGCAGGGACTTCCTGAAGCTCGCCGCGGCAGCGGGGGGGGCAGCCGCTCTGACGCTCAGCGCCGCCGCATGCGTTCAAAAGAAGGGTGAGGACGGCGAGAGTCTGGTTGGATCTCCGAAGAGAGCCCTCCGGATCCTCATCCTCGGCGGCACCGGTTTCATTGGCCCTTATCAAGTTCGGTATGCGCTGGAACGAGGTCACTCGGTCACGATCTTCAACCGGGGACGTACCAACACCCATCTCTTTCCCGAAGTGGAGAGGCTTGTCGGGGACCGCAACGGGCAGTTGGACTCGTTAGCGGGGCGGACATGGGACGTCGTCTTCGACAACTCTCGATCCAATCCCGATTGGGTGCGCCTGTCTGCCGAGTTCTTGAAGGACTCCGTGGACCGGTATTTCTACGTCTCGTCACGCTCCGCGTATAGCGATACGAGTACGGTCCCCATGACCGCGGACGCGCCGACCTTCACGTATGAGACAGCTGGGGTCAGTCGGGATGCGGAGCAGCTGCCGTACGGTCTCGCGAAGGCGCTCTCCGAGAGAGAAGCCCAACGTATTTTAGAAGGCCGCACGAATATCGTGCGACCTGGGCTCATCATCGGTCCCGACGACGAGACAGACCGTTTCACATATTGGCCTGTGCGTATCCATCGGGGTGGAGAAGTGCTTGCGCCTGGTGACCCGACCGACCCCGTGCAAATCATCGACGTGCGCGACCTGACTGAATGGATGATCCGCATGGCCGAAGACGGCACGACTGGGGTATTCAATGGTGTAGGACCGAGGACGCCGCGTCCCATGGCGGAGCTTCTCTACGGGATCCGTGGCGTGACCACGGCGGAGACGACGTTCACTTGGGTGAACCGTGAGTTCCTCAGCGAGATCGGTATCCGCCCTTATTCAGATATGCCTGTCTGGAGACCACCGACCGAAGGATCTGAGGGCTTCGCGCGATTCGACCTCACCCCAGAGATCGAGGCAGGACTGACGTTCCGGCCGCTGGCGGTCACTGCCCGCGACACCTTGGAATACCACTTCTCTCGCACTCCTGAGCGGCAGGCAGATTTTAGAGCGGGCATCTCGGCGGAGCGCGAAAAGGAAGTCCTGGCTGCCTGGCACGCCCGGCGCTAG
- a CDS encoding M20/M25/M40 family metallo-hydrolase — translation MSMQPIYDWIDAHAEECVGDLQRLVRQPSISAQGVGLRECAELVREIMHDDELPADFHELDEGPPVVFGHLKAKKPAKTILCYSHYDVQPPEPLDEWSHGGPWSGDIVDGVLYGRGATDNKSGVLAFNKAAKAFLQVRGEVPVNLKFLIEGEEEIGSPNLAAWAARNKELLEADGMHCLDGSIETGTDVPDVSLGLKSVLFVELIARGAKKDVHSLNFPLVPSPVWELIWALNTILDRNRKILIDDWEEGIWQLGPDDDAQLQDKAARVDLHAMKEEWGISEFAMGRDGVDAIRARTYEPTANIQGIIAGYTGPGTKTIIPNEARVRIDFRLIPNIQPADAIRKLKAHLEKHGFGHIEVKAFDGAEPPYKISVKEDISQAIIAAATEVYGELPVVNGVSAEGAILRHVWIPCVLTGFANPEANLHAPDENIHVAKYLQGIKYAAAIMEEFGKT, via the coding sequence ATGAGCATGCAGCCCATCTACGACTGGATCGATGCCCACGCCGAGGAGTGTGTCGGAGACCTGCAGCGACTGGTACGACAGCCGTCCATCTCCGCTCAAGGCGTAGGGCTTCGAGAGTGTGCAGAGCTAGTCCGTGAGATCATGCACGACGATGAACTCCCGGCAGATTTCCACGAACTCGACGAGGGCCCTCCGGTGGTATTCGGGCATCTCAAGGCGAAGAAGCCTGCGAAGACCATCCTGTGCTACTCACACTACGACGTGCAGCCTCCGGAGCCGCTCGACGAATGGAGCCACGGCGGACCCTGGTCCGGCGACATCGTGGACGGCGTGCTCTACGGTCGGGGAGCTACGGACAATAAGTCAGGGGTGTTGGCCTTCAACAAAGCCGCGAAAGCCTTCCTGCAGGTCCGCGGTGAGGTCCCGGTGAACCTCAAGTTCCTCATCGAGGGGGAGGAAGAGATCGGGTCCCCGAATTTGGCAGCGTGGGCAGCGCGTAACAAAGAGCTCCTCGAGGCGGACGGAATGCACTGCCTGGACGGATCCATCGAGACGGGCACGGACGTTCCCGACGTCTCGCTAGGGCTCAAGTCCGTACTCTTCGTGGAACTGATTGCCCGAGGGGCGAAGAAGGATGTCCACTCCCTAAATTTTCCTCTGGTCCCGTCTCCCGTGTGGGAGCTCATCTGGGCCCTGAACACGATCCTCGATCGTAATCGCAAGATTCTCATCGACGATTGGGAGGAAGGGATTTGGCAGCTCGGTCCCGATGATGATGCCCAGTTACAGGACAAGGCAGCCCGAGTCGACCTCCACGCCATGAAGGAAGAGTGGGGCATTTCGGAGTTCGCTATGGGGCGTGACGGAGTGGACGCGATCCGAGCACGGACGTACGAACCCACGGCCAACATCCAGGGAATCATTGCTGGATATACCGGTCCCGGTACCAAGACCATCATCCCCAACGAGGCTAGGGTTCGGATCGATTTCAGGCTGATTCCCAACATTCAGCCTGCTGACGCGATCCGAAAACTGAAGGCGCACCTCGAGAAACACGGCTTCGGTCACATCGAGGTCAAGGCTTTCGATGGCGCGGAGCCACCGTACAAAATCTCGGTCAAGGAGGACATAAGCCAGGCGATCATCGCGGCTGCCACTGAGGTCTACGGTGAGCTCCCTGTGGTGAACGGAGTGTCCGCCGAGGGTGCTATTTTGCGCCACGTCTGGATTCCCTGTGTCCTGACAGGCTTCGCCAATCCTGAGGCGAACCTCCATGCTCCAGACGAGAACATCCATGTCGCGAAGTACCTCCAGGGCATCAAGTACGCCGCCGCGATTATGGAGGAGTTCGGGAAGACGTAG
- a CDS encoding SDR family NAD(P)-dependent oxidoreductase, translating to MSALEGKSVVLTGAAQGLGAAIARHFHELGAGLILLDRDGEGLAETCAACPGATSAVVDLSDVGDTERAIAAVVTGPIDTLIHNAAILRVEPLETVSLGIFQATLNVGIQAAFQLTQAVWPHMKKQGGALVYVSSRSGVEGFANETAYCAGKHALEGFSKCLALEGEPHGILSVTITPGMYIHTPMSETTYPPELREKWVDPIVLAPAFSYLASRPMHLSGQRLDAWVLTQQELTT from the coding sequence GTGTCGGCTCTTGAAGGGAAGTCCGTCGTGCTCACTGGTGCGGCCCAGGGGCTAGGCGCTGCCATCGCGCGACACTTCCACGAGTTGGGCGCTGGGTTGATTCTGCTCGACCGCGATGGCGAAGGACTGGCCGAGACCTGTGCAGCTTGCCCGGGAGCTACCTCCGCCGTGGTCGACCTTTCCGACGTCGGTGACACGGAGCGGGCGATCGCCGCGGTGGTGACTGGTCCGATCGACACCCTCATCCACAACGCCGCGATCCTCCGGGTCGAGCCGCTTGAAACTGTGAGCCTCGGCATTTTTCAGGCGACGCTCAACGTCGGCATCCAGGCGGCCTTCCAGCTGACTCAGGCGGTGTGGCCACATATGAAGAAGCAGGGTGGTGCACTGGTTTACGTCTCCTCCCGGTCCGGCGTCGAGGGATTCGCCAACGAGACCGCGTACTGTGCCGGGAAGCATGCGCTGGAAGGGTTTTCCAAGTGCTTGGCACTAGAGGGTGAGCCTCACGGAATTCTGTCCGTGACCATCACACCCGGCATGTACATTCACACGCCGATGTCCGAGACGACCTACCCTCCGGAGCTCCGCGAGAAGTGGGTAGATCCCATCGTTTTAGCACCGGCGTTCTCCTATCTCGCTTCCCGGCCCATGCATCTTTCCGGTCAACGACTAGACGCGTGGGTCCTCACTCAGCAGGAACTCACGACATGA